A part of Toxotes jaculatrix isolate fToxJac2 chromosome 24, fToxJac2.pri, whole genome shotgun sequence genomic DNA contains:
- the LOC121177865 gene encoding target of Nesh-SH3-like isoform X21, whose translation MASIALLLRVLLLLLGASVLFSGVPAQRIRVRRQNMKVRINATGDTIVMKFVRPSPDVKLEGYILGYGSSMFSKQFIQLPENGQPYETEMDAEPKYLVAVQPIPVNDVKKHCTGKVNLERPLHLVIGSISPTAVLLSWGNYLKTPYEGNIMNECLEDGFYTIRYRERNRKWIYQTCPTSDTVIDNLKPNTPYEFGVRSNKDDRSGTWSKPVIHNTNMGNKNAQKYKLRNSLIKPMKPHGPHTLGPVHPVNNSLLEDKKSEFPDVFGRAGPTVEERFYGSPAHPTINKRPNMVGKPGETVKVSSFKQTDKLPVHKHNVPPATAKPTKQERRQTTTVPPTTAATRQETWEDSDLFKSQPTSDVDAMGKKRYVAPHVIYQTGKKPDEPCSITSSLNYFPEDEPGETNVTAPPKSPPSNLTVVTVEGCPSFIILDWEKTDNVTTEYEVISTAKGPDGEQVSILTTNQTHTTVENLKPESSYEFKVKPKNELGAGPPSEPVSFNTESADPRVSENVSGKDAIWTQFPFKTDSYSDCHGKQYVKRTWYRKFVGVQLCNSLRYKIYLSDSLNGKFYNIGDQTGFGEDHCQFVDSFLDGRTGRQLRADQLLSRPGFYRAVRQEPVHFGQIGGHSHVNYVSWYECGTPIPGKW comes from the exons ATGGCGAGCATCGCTCTTCTCCTGCGagtcctcctcctgctgctcggAGCGTCGGTTCTCTTCAGCGGCGTCCCTGCACAGAGGATCAGAG TTCGGCGTCAGAACATGAAGGTTCGGATCAACGCCACCGGCGACACCATCGTGATGAAGTTTGTGCGTCCGAGTCCTGACGTGAAGCTGGAGGGTTATATTCTGGGATACGGCAGCAGCATGTTCTCCAAACAGTTCATCCAGCTGCCAGAGAATGGACAGCCCTACGAGACGGAGATGG ACGCAGAGCCCAAGTACCTGGTGGCTGTGCAGCCAATCCCTGTCAACGATGTGAAGAAACACTGCACAG GTAAGGTGAACCTGGAGAGGCCGCTCCACCTGGTAATTGGCTCCATCAGCCCGACGGCAGTGCTGCTGTCCTGGGGAAACTACCTGAAAACGCCCTACGAAGGGAACATCATGAACGAGTGTCTGGAGGACGG GTTTTACACCATCCGCTacagggagagaaacaggaagtggatttACCAGACCTGCCCGACCAGCGACACGGTCATCGACAACCTGAAACCCAATACGCCGTACGAGTTCGGTGTGCGATCGAACAAGGACGACCGCAGTGGCACGTGGAGCAAACCGGTCATCCACAACACCAACATGGGCA ataaaaatgCACAGAAGTACAAGCTGAGAAACTCTCTCATCAAGCCGATG aaaCCTCATGGACCTCACACTCTGGGTCCTGTTCATCCAG TCAACAACTCACTGCTGGAGGACAAGAAGTCTGAGTTCCCCGATGTGTTTGGTCGTGCGGGTCCCACCGTGGAAGAGCGGTTCTATG GATCCCCGGCTCACCCAACGATCAACAAGAGGCCCAACATGGTGGGAAAACCCGGAGAAACAG TGAAGGTGAGCAGCTTTAAGCAGACAGACAAGCTGCCAGTCCACAAACACAATGTCCCACCAGCAACCGCCAAGCCAACCAAACAGGAGCGGAGACAGACCACAACTGTTCCACCCACAACAGCTG CGACCCGACAGGAAACCTGGGAGGACTCAGACCTGTTCAAATCACAGCCAACCTCTGATGTCGACGCCATGGGCAAGAAACGCTACGTGG CGCCTCACGTCATCTACCAAACAGGAAAGAAACCGGACGAGCCTTgctccatcacctcctccctcaACTACTTTCCTGAAGACGAACCAGGCGAAACAAACGTGACAGCTCCACCCAAGAGCCCGCCCTCCAACCTCACTGTAGTAACGGTGGAGGGATGCCCGTCCTTCATCATCCTGGACTGGGAGAAAACTGACAATGTCACCACAG AGTATGAAGTCATCTCCACCGCTAAAGGACCTGATGGCGAGCAGGTGTCCATCCTGACCACCAACCAGACTCACACTACCGTGGAGAACCTCAAACCtgagagcag TTACGAGTTCAAGGTGAAGCCAAAGAACGAGCTGGGTGCAGGTCCTCCCAGTGAACCGGTGTCCTTCAACACAGAGTCCG CGGATCCTCGGGTCAGCGAGAACGTTTCAG GTAAAGACGCCATCTGGACTCAGTTCCCCTTTAAGACGGACTCGTACTCTGACTGCCACGGTAAACAGTACGTGAAGAGGACCTGGTACCGCAAGTTTGTGGGCGTCCAGCTGTGTAACTCACTCAGGTACAAGATCTACCTGAGCGACTCGCTCAACG GTAAATTCTACAACATCGGAGATCAGACCGGCTTCGGCGAGGATCACTGTCAGTTCGTCGATTCCTTCCTGGATGGAAGGACAGGCCGGCAGCTGAGAGCCGACCAGCTACTGTCCAGACCCG GTTTCTACAGAGCCGTGCGTCAGGAGCCCGTCCACTTTGGCCAGATTGGAGGACACTCCCACGTCAACTACGTCTCATGGTACGAGTGTGGAACGCCCATCCCTGGCAAATGGTAG
- the LOC121177865 gene encoding target of Nesh-SH3-like isoform X8, whose amino-acid sequence MASIALLLRVLLLLLGASVLFSGVPAQRIRVRRQNMKVRINATGDTIVMKFVRPSPDVKLEGYILGYGSSMFSKQFIQLPENGQPYETEMDAEPKYLVAVQPIPVNDVKKHCTGKVNLERPLHLVIGSISPTAVLLSWGNYLKTPYEGNIMNECLEDGFYTIRYRERNRKWIYQTCPTSDTVIDNLKPNTPYEFGVRSNKDDRSGTWSKPVIHNTNMGNKNAQKYKLRNSLIKPMKPHGPHTLGPVHPALHNRTHPEFPSLKSPGFPGAPRTSFAPPESQKETLPLPGSAEPKWPHVSLDKGNSVKNDTNRPVDPPPSALPRLLPTKAPSANTTASPVTKLPSHGDSLQGQTAKAPSNAPEKPHNPAVNGQPRRGMSPPKPALWSRPRLVNNSLLEDKKSEFPDVFGRAGPTVEERFYGSPAHPTINKRPNMVGKPGETVKVSSFKQTDKLPVHKHNVPPATAKPTKQERRQTTTVPPTTAATRQETWEDSDLFKSQPTSDVDAMGKKRYVAPHVIYQTGKKPDEPCSITSSLNYFPEDEPGETNVTAPPKSPPSNLTVVTVEGCPSFIILDWEKTDNVTTEYEVISTAKGPDGEQVSILTTNQTHTTVENLKPESSYEFKVKPKNELGAGPPSEPVSFNTESADPRVSENVSGKDAIWTQFPFKTDSYSDCHGKQYVKRTWYRKFVGVQLCNSLRYKIYLSDSLNGKFYNIGDQTGFGEDHCQFVDSFLDGRTGRQLRADQLLSRPGFYRAVRQEPVHFGQIGGHSHVNYVSWYECGTPIPGKW is encoded by the exons ATGGCGAGCATCGCTCTTCTCCTGCGagtcctcctcctgctgctcggAGCGTCGGTTCTCTTCAGCGGCGTCCCTGCACAGAGGATCAGAG TTCGGCGTCAGAACATGAAGGTTCGGATCAACGCCACCGGCGACACCATCGTGATGAAGTTTGTGCGTCCGAGTCCTGACGTGAAGCTGGAGGGTTATATTCTGGGATACGGCAGCAGCATGTTCTCCAAACAGTTCATCCAGCTGCCAGAGAATGGACAGCCCTACGAGACGGAGATGG ACGCAGAGCCCAAGTACCTGGTGGCTGTGCAGCCAATCCCTGTCAACGATGTGAAGAAACACTGCACAG GTAAGGTGAACCTGGAGAGGCCGCTCCACCTGGTAATTGGCTCCATCAGCCCGACGGCAGTGCTGCTGTCCTGGGGAAACTACCTGAAAACGCCCTACGAAGGGAACATCATGAACGAGTGTCTGGAGGACGG GTTTTACACCATCCGCTacagggagagaaacaggaagtggatttACCAGACCTGCCCGACCAGCGACACGGTCATCGACAACCTGAAACCCAATACGCCGTACGAGTTCGGTGTGCGATCGAACAAGGACGACCGCAGTGGCACGTGGAGCAAACCGGTCATCCACAACACCAACATGGGCA ataaaaatgCACAGAAGTACAAGCTGAGAAACTCTCTCATCAAGCCGATG aaaCCTCATGGACCTCACACTCTGGGTCCTGTTCATCCAG CTCTGCACAACCGGACACATCCTGAATTTCCTTCACTCAAAAGCCCAGGTTTCCCCGGAGCTCCACGCACTTCCTTTG CGCCACCTGAGAGCCAGAAGGAAACTTTACCTCTTCCCGGCTCTGCTGAGCCTAAATGGCCTCATGTGTCACTCG ACAAAGGAAACTCTGTTAAAAACGACACCAACCGTCCGGTGGatcctcctccttctgcccTCCCCCGACTCCTGCCCACCAAAGCCCCTTCCGCCAACACCACAGCCTCCCCTGTTACTAAATTACCCTCACATGGTGACTCGCTTCAGGGGCAGACTGCTAAGGCACCCTCTAATGCACCTGAGAAGCCTCATAACCCTGCTG TAAATGGACAGCCACGCCGGGGCATGTCCCCGCCTAAACCAGCCTTATGGTCCAGACCTCgactgg TCAACAACTCACTGCTGGAGGACAAGAAGTCTGAGTTCCCCGATGTGTTTGGTCGTGCGGGTCCCACCGTGGAAGAGCGGTTCTATG GATCCCCGGCTCACCCAACGATCAACAAGAGGCCCAACATGGTGGGAAAACCCGGAGAAACAG TGAAGGTGAGCAGCTTTAAGCAGACAGACAAGCTGCCAGTCCACAAACACAATGTCCCACCAGCAACCGCCAAGCCAACCAAACAGGAGCGGAGACAGACCACAACTGTTCCACCCACAACAGCTG CGACCCGACAGGAAACCTGGGAGGACTCAGACCTGTTCAAATCACAGCCAACCTCTGATGTCGACGCCATGGGCAAGAAACGCTACGTGG CGCCTCACGTCATCTACCAAACAGGAAAGAAACCGGACGAGCCTTgctccatcacctcctccctcaACTACTTTCCTGAAGACGAACCAGGCGAAACAAACGTGACAGCTCCACCCAAGAGCCCGCCCTCCAACCTCACTGTAGTAACGGTGGAGGGATGCCCGTCCTTCATCATCCTGGACTGGGAGAAAACTGACAATGTCACCACAG AGTATGAAGTCATCTCCACCGCTAAAGGACCTGATGGCGAGCAGGTGTCCATCCTGACCACCAACCAGACTCACACTACCGTGGAGAACCTCAAACCtgagagcag TTACGAGTTCAAGGTGAAGCCAAAGAACGAGCTGGGTGCAGGTCCTCCCAGTGAACCGGTGTCCTTCAACACAGAGTCCG CGGATCCTCGGGTCAGCGAGAACGTTTCAG GTAAAGACGCCATCTGGACTCAGTTCCCCTTTAAGACGGACTCGTACTCTGACTGCCACGGTAAACAGTACGTGAAGAGGACCTGGTACCGCAAGTTTGTGGGCGTCCAGCTGTGTAACTCACTCAGGTACAAGATCTACCTGAGCGACTCGCTCAACG GTAAATTCTACAACATCGGAGATCAGACCGGCTTCGGCGAGGATCACTGTCAGTTCGTCGATTCCTTCCTGGATGGAAGGACAGGCCGGCAGCTGAGAGCCGACCAGCTACTGTCCAGACCCG GTTTCTACAGAGCCGTGCGTCAGGAGCCCGTCCACTTTGGCCAGATTGGAGGACACTCCCACGTCAACTACGTCTCATGGTACGAGTGTGGAACGCCCATCCCTGGCAAATGGTAG
- the LOC121177865 gene encoding target of Nesh-SH3-like isoform X9 — protein sequence MASIALLLRVLLLLLGASVLFSGVPAQRIRVRRQNMKVRINATGDTIVMKFVRPSPDVKLEGYILGYGSSMFSKQFIQLPENGQPYETEMDAEPKYLVAVQPIPVNDVKKHCTGKVNLERPLHLVIGSISPTAVLLSWGNYLKTPYEGNIMNECLEDGFYTIRYRERNRKWIYQTCPTSDTVIDNLKPNTPYEFGVRSNKDDRSGTWSKPVIHNTNMGNKNAQKYKLRNSLIKPMKPHGPHTLGPVHPALHNRTHPEFPSLKSPGFPGAPRTSFAPPESQKETLPLPGSAEPKWPHVSLDKGNSVKNDTNRPVDPPPSALPRLLPTKAPSANTTASPVTKLPSHGDSLQGQTAKAPSNAPEKPHNPAAFGKSQDGSSLLRTALANERAKTNSWVNGQPRRGMSPPKPALWSRPRLGSPAHPTINKRPNMVGKPGETVKVSSFKQTDKLPVHKHNVPPATAKPTKQERRQTTTVPPTTAATRQETWEDSDLFKSQPTSDVDAMGKKRYVAPHVIYQTGKKPDEPCSITSSLNYFPEDEPGETNVTAPPKSPPSNLTVVTVEGCPSFIILDWEKTDNVTTEYEVISTAKGPDGEQVSILTTNQTHTTVENLKPESSYEFKVKPKNELGAGPPSEPVSFNTESADPRVSENVSGKDAIWTQFPFKTDSYSDCHGKQYVKRTWYRKFVGVQLCNSLRYKIYLSDSLNGKFYNIGDQTGFGEDHCQFVDSFLDGRTGRQLRADQLLSRPGFYRAVRQEPVHFGQIGGHSHVNYVSWYECGTPIPGKW from the exons ATGGCGAGCATCGCTCTTCTCCTGCGagtcctcctcctgctgctcggAGCGTCGGTTCTCTTCAGCGGCGTCCCTGCACAGAGGATCAGAG TTCGGCGTCAGAACATGAAGGTTCGGATCAACGCCACCGGCGACACCATCGTGATGAAGTTTGTGCGTCCGAGTCCTGACGTGAAGCTGGAGGGTTATATTCTGGGATACGGCAGCAGCATGTTCTCCAAACAGTTCATCCAGCTGCCAGAGAATGGACAGCCCTACGAGACGGAGATGG ACGCAGAGCCCAAGTACCTGGTGGCTGTGCAGCCAATCCCTGTCAACGATGTGAAGAAACACTGCACAG GTAAGGTGAACCTGGAGAGGCCGCTCCACCTGGTAATTGGCTCCATCAGCCCGACGGCAGTGCTGCTGTCCTGGGGAAACTACCTGAAAACGCCCTACGAAGGGAACATCATGAACGAGTGTCTGGAGGACGG GTTTTACACCATCCGCTacagggagagaaacaggaagtggatttACCAGACCTGCCCGACCAGCGACACGGTCATCGACAACCTGAAACCCAATACGCCGTACGAGTTCGGTGTGCGATCGAACAAGGACGACCGCAGTGGCACGTGGAGCAAACCGGTCATCCACAACACCAACATGGGCA ataaaaatgCACAGAAGTACAAGCTGAGAAACTCTCTCATCAAGCCGATG aaaCCTCATGGACCTCACACTCTGGGTCCTGTTCATCCAG CTCTGCACAACCGGACACATCCTGAATTTCCTTCACTCAAAAGCCCAGGTTTCCCCGGAGCTCCACGCACTTCCTTTG CGCCACCTGAGAGCCAGAAGGAAACTTTACCTCTTCCCGGCTCTGCTGAGCCTAAATGGCCTCATGTGTCACTCG ACAAAGGAAACTCTGTTAAAAACGACACCAACCGTCCGGTGGatcctcctccttctgcccTCCCCCGACTCCTGCCCACCAAAGCCCCTTCCGCCAACACCACAGCCTCCCCTGTTACTAAATTACCCTCACATGGTGACTCGCTTCAGGGGCAGACTGCTAAGGCACCCTCTAATGCACCTGAGAAGCCTCATAACCCTGCTG cttTTGGCAAATCACAGGATGGATCATCGCTGCTGAGAACAGCTCTGGCCAATGAGAGGGCTAAAACTAACAGCTGGG TAAATGGACAGCCACGCCGGGGCATGTCCCCGCCTAAACCAGCCTTATGGTCCAGACCTCgactgg GATCCCCGGCTCACCCAACGATCAACAAGAGGCCCAACATGGTGGGAAAACCCGGAGAAACAG TGAAGGTGAGCAGCTTTAAGCAGACAGACAAGCTGCCAGTCCACAAACACAATGTCCCACCAGCAACCGCCAAGCCAACCAAACAGGAGCGGAGACAGACCACAACTGTTCCACCCACAACAGCTG CGACCCGACAGGAAACCTGGGAGGACTCAGACCTGTTCAAATCACAGCCAACCTCTGATGTCGACGCCATGGGCAAGAAACGCTACGTGG CGCCTCACGTCATCTACCAAACAGGAAAGAAACCGGACGAGCCTTgctccatcacctcctccctcaACTACTTTCCTGAAGACGAACCAGGCGAAACAAACGTGACAGCTCCACCCAAGAGCCCGCCCTCCAACCTCACTGTAGTAACGGTGGAGGGATGCCCGTCCTTCATCATCCTGGACTGGGAGAAAACTGACAATGTCACCACAG AGTATGAAGTCATCTCCACCGCTAAAGGACCTGATGGCGAGCAGGTGTCCATCCTGACCACCAACCAGACTCACACTACCGTGGAGAACCTCAAACCtgagagcag TTACGAGTTCAAGGTGAAGCCAAAGAACGAGCTGGGTGCAGGTCCTCCCAGTGAACCGGTGTCCTTCAACACAGAGTCCG CGGATCCTCGGGTCAGCGAGAACGTTTCAG GTAAAGACGCCATCTGGACTCAGTTCCCCTTTAAGACGGACTCGTACTCTGACTGCCACGGTAAACAGTACGTGAAGAGGACCTGGTACCGCAAGTTTGTGGGCGTCCAGCTGTGTAACTCACTCAGGTACAAGATCTACCTGAGCGACTCGCTCAACG GTAAATTCTACAACATCGGAGATCAGACCGGCTTCGGCGAGGATCACTGTCAGTTCGTCGATTCCTTCCTGGATGGAAGGACAGGCCGGCAGCTGAGAGCCGACCAGCTACTGTCCAGACCCG GTTTCTACAGAGCCGTGCGTCAGGAGCCCGTCCACTTTGGCCAGATTGGAGGACACTCCCACGTCAACTACGTCTCATGGTACGAGTGTGGAACGCCCATCCCTGGCAAATGGTAG
- the LOC121177865 gene encoding target of Nesh-SH3-like isoform X12: protein MASIALLLRVLLLLLGASVLFSGVPAQRIRVRRQNMKVRINATGDTIVMKFVRPSPDVKLEGYILGYGSSMFSKQFIQLPENGQPYETEMDAEPKYLVAVQPIPVNDVKKHCTGKVNLERPLHLVIGSISPTAVLLSWGNYLKTPYEGNIMNECLEDGFYTIRYRERNRKWIYQTCPTSDTVIDNLKPNTPYEFGVRSNKDDRSGTWSKPVIHNTNMGNKNAQKYKLRNSLIKPMKPHGPHTLGPVHPALHNRTHPEFPSLKSPGFPGAPRTSFAPPESQKETLPLPGSAEPKWPHVSLDKGNSVKNDTNRPVDPPPSALPRLLPTKAPSANTTASPVTKLPSHGDSLQGQTAKAPSNAPEKPHNPAVNGQPRRGMSPPKPALWSRPRLGSPAHPTINKRPNMVGKPGETVKVSSFKQTDKLPVHKHNVPPATAKPTKQERRQTTTVPPTTAATRQETWEDSDLFKSQPTSDVDAMGKKRYVAPHVIYQTGKKPDEPCSITSSLNYFPEDEPGETNVTAPPKSPPSNLTVVTVEGCPSFIILDWEKTDNVTTEYEVISTAKGPDGEQVSILTTNQTHTTVENLKPESSYEFKVKPKNELGAGPPSEPVSFNTESADPRVSENVSGKDAIWTQFPFKTDSYSDCHGKQYVKRTWYRKFVGVQLCNSLRYKIYLSDSLNGKFYNIGDQTGFGEDHCQFVDSFLDGRTGRQLRADQLLSRPGFYRAVRQEPVHFGQIGGHSHVNYVSWYECGTPIPGKW, encoded by the exons ATGGCGAGCATCGCTCTTCTCCTGCGagtcctcctcctgctgctcggAGCGTCGGTTCTCTTCAGCGGCGTCCCTGCACAGAGGATCAGAG TTCGGCGTCAGAACATGAAGGTTCGGATCAACGCCACCGGCGACACCATCGTGATGAAGTTTGTGCGTCCGAGTCCTGACGTGAAGCTGGAGGGTTATATTCTGGGATACGGCAGCAGCATGTTCTCCAAACAGTTCATCCAGCTGCCAGAGAATGGACAGCCCTACGAGACGGAGATGG ACGCAGAGCCCAAGTACCTGGTGGCTGTGCAGCCAATCCCTGTCAACGATGTGAAGAAACACTGCACAG GTAAGGTGAACCTGGAGAGGCCGCTCCACCTGGTAATTGGCTCCATCAGCCCGACGGCAGTGCTGCTGTCCTGGGGAAACTACCTGAAAACGCCCTACGAAGGGAACATCATGAACGAGTGTCTGGAGGACGG GTTTTACACCATCCGCTacagggagagaaacaggaagtggatttACCAGACCTGCCCGACCAGCGACACGGTCATCGACAACCTGAAACCCAATACGCCGTACGAGTTCGGTGTGCGATCGAACAAGGACGACCGCAGTGGCACGTGGAGCAAACCGGTCATCCACAACACCAACATGGGCA ataaaaatgCACAGAAGTACAAGCTGAGAAACTCTCTCATCAAGCCGATG aaaCCTCATGGACCTCACACTCTGGGTCCTGTTCATCCAG CTCTGCACAACCGGACACATCCTGAATTTCCTTCACTCAAAAGCCCAGGTTTCCCCGGAGCTCCACGCACTTCCTTTG CGCCACCTGAGAGCCAGAAGGAAACTTTACCTCTTCCCGGCTCTGCTGAGCCTAAATGGCCTCATGTGTCACTCG ACAAAGGAAACTCTGTTAAAAACGACACCAACCGTCCGGTGGatcctcctccttctgcccTCCCCCGACTCCTGCCCACCAAAGCCCCTTCCGCCAACACCACAGCCTCCCCTGTTACTAAATTACCCTCACATGGTGACTCGCTTCAGGGGCAGACTGCTAAGGCACCCTCTAATGCACCTGAGAAGCCTCATAACCCTGCTG TAAATGGACAGCCACGCCGGGGCATGTCCCCGCCTAAACCAGCCTTATGGTCCAGACCTCgactgg GATCCCCGGCTCACCCAACGATCAACAAGAGGCCCAACATGGTGGGAAAACCCGGAGAAACAG TGAAGGTGAGCAGCTTTAAGCAGACAGACAAGCTGCCAGTCCACAAACACAATGTCCCACCAGCAACCGCCAAGCCAACCAAACAGGAGCGGAGACAGACCACAACTGTTCCACCCACAACAGCTG CGACCCGACAGGAAACCTGGGAGGACTCAGACCTGTTCAAATCACAGCCAACCTCTGATGTCGACGCCATGGGCAAGAAACGCTACGTGG CGCCTCACGTCATCTACCAAACAGGAAAGAAACCGGACGAGCCTTgctccatcacctcctccctcaACTACTTTCCTGAAGACGAACCAGGCGAAACAAACGTGACAGCTCCACCCAAGAGCCCGCCCTCCAACCTCACTGTAGTAACGGTGGAGGGATGCCCGTCCTTCATCATCCTGGACTGGGAGAAAACTGACAATGTCACCACAG AGTATGAAGTCATCTCCACCGCTAAAGGACCTGATGGCGAGCAGGTGTCCATCCTGACCACCAACCAGACTCACACTACCGTGGAGAACCTCAAACCtgagagcag TTACGAGTTCAAGGTGAAGCCAAAGAACGAGCTGGGTGCAGGTCCTCCCAGTGAACCGGTGTCCTTCAACACAGAGTCCG CGGATCCTCGGGTCAGCGAGAACGTTTCAG GTAAAGACGCCATCTGGACTCAGTTCCCCTTTAAGACGGACTCGTACTCTGACTGCCACGGTAAACAGTACGTGAAGAGGACCTGGTACCGCAAGTTTGTGGGCGTCCAGCTGTGTAACTCACTCAGGTACAAGATCTACCTGAGCGACTCGCTCAACG GTAAATTCTACAACATCGGAGATCAGACCGGCTTCGGCGAGGATCACTGTCAGTTCGTCGATTCCTTCCTGGATGGAAGGACAGGCCGGCAGCTGAGAGCCGACCAGCTACTGTCCAGACCCG GTTTCTACAGAGCCGTGCGTCAGGAGCCCGTCCACTTTGGCCAGATTGGAGGACACTCCCACGTCAACTACGTCTCATGGTACGAGTGTGGAACGCCCATCCCTGGCAAATGGTAG